The following coding sequences lie in one Ostrea edulis chromosome 8, xbOstEdul1.1, whole genome shotgun sequence genomic window:
- the LOC125661814 gene encoding multiple epidermal growth factor-like domains protein 11 yields MTLLKELTSQRMWKCTKVFNDASLRCPVIKMISRAGKPESLIATVARKQCENIALNKPAWQLHPFQPHDDRYNARNAVDGLKSKLTSVGGECVISTNNQRKATWRVDLEDILSIRHIAIYYRTENTAWGPTNSFGGRFLGFSLYVSNTTDKNQATLCFHDTTYTRDTIPAVLNVTCPVHGQYVIYYNERKQGGNPAGYSTYAYSELCEVEVYVHKGCPVPGYYGPDCSTPCPNTCRYCHIETGACQGCKPGYQGHQCELSCTLQYYGQLCKETCGNCSDGVTCNNVNGTCTNGCDVGVYGDKCKTPCPVGWHGKNCTVQCGCNTCDRFRGQCTSPCYPGWKGTHCTQECDRRKYGLGCIQHCGACLDYKQCHHINGSCLQRCDAGFQGELCKTKCFPGKFGKNCEQNCSDNCEGDPETCNGTTGECKAGCRPGYDGLRCDRECVDNQYGEDCNQTCGKCREGKPCHHVSGSCNDECEPGYRGNNCDEVCEFGHFGASCKEECSVFCGKSRDCHHVTGYCRSGCKTGWRGNDCLEVDTQQQGTECDRNCETRFYGILCAFCVIVVLNGVYGLYRITKWNKKRLDKDKKYRASDSTICTKDTVLQVCKDENVNSGYQELGELSSSSTYDTIR; encoded by the exons ATGACTCTCCTGAAAGAACTGACATCGCAGAGGATGTGGAAGTGCACGAAG GTTTTCAAtgacgcctcgcttcgatgccCCGTCATAAAAATGATTTCGCGTGCAGGGAAACCGGAATCACTCATAGCTACTGTGGCACGCAAGCAGTGCG AAAACATTGCCCTTAACAAGCCGGCATGGCAACTTCATCCATTTCAACCACATGACGATAGATATAATGCAAGAAATGCTGTGGATGGACTCAAATCTAAGCTGACCTCAGTGGGAGGGGAGTGTGTCATATCAACTAATAATCAAAGGAAAGCTACATGGAGAGTGGACCTAGAGGACATTCTCAGTATACGTCACATTGCCATTTATTACAGGACGGAGAATACTGCATGGG GTCCAACAAATTCTTTTGGTGGTAGATTTTTGGGATTTTCCTTATACGTATCAAACACAACCGACAAAAATCAAGCTACATTGTGTTTCCACGACACAACCTACACAAGAGACACAATACCCGCCGTCCTCAACGTCACGTGTCCAGTTCACGGACAATACGTTATCTACTACAATGAAAGAAAACAAGGAGGGAACCCTGCTGGATATAGTACTTACGCATATAGTGAACTCTGTGAGGTAGAGGTTTATG TCCATAAAG GTTGTCCTGTACCCGGTTACTACGGACCTGATTGTTCAACCCCTTGTCCTAATACCTGTAGGTACTGTCACATCGAGACTGGAGCGTGTCAAGGATGTAAACCTGGATACCAGGGACATCAGTGTGAACTAT CTTGCACTCTTCAGTATTACGGACAACTATGTAAGGAGACCTGTGGTAACTGTAGTGACGGGGTGACGTGTAACAATGTGAACGGAACGTGTACAAACGGATGTGACGTCGGTGTCTACGGAGATAAATGCAAAACAC CTTGTCCTGTTGGTTGGCACGGAAAGAACTGCACAGTACAGTGTGGATGTAACACGTGTGACAGATTTAGAGGACAATGTACATCTCCCTGTTACCCAGGCTGGAAGGGAACACATTGTACTCAGG AATGTGACAGGAGGAAATATGGACTTGGCTGTATACAACACTGTGGAGCCTGTCTAGATTATAAACAATGTCACCATATAAACGGATCATGTCTTCAAAGATGTGATGCCGGATTTCAAGGAGAACTTTGTAAAACTA AATGTTTTCCTGGCAAATTCGGAAAGAACTGTGAGCAAAATTGTTCTGATAATTGTGAGGGCGATCCCGAAACTTGTAACGGAACAACGGGAGAATGCAAGGCTGGATGTCGTCCGGGCTATGATGGGCTAAGATGTGACAGGG AGTGTGTAGATAACCAGTACGGAGAAGACTGTAATCAGACGTGCGGAAAATGTCGAGAAGGCAAGCCGTGTCATCACGTCAGCGGTTCCTGTAATGACGAATGTGAACCTGGATACCGGGGCAACAACTGTGATGAAG TCTGCGAGTTTGGCCATTTTGGTGCTAGCTGTAAAGAGGAATGTAGCGTATTCTGTGGGAAATCACGTGATTGTCATCATGTGACGGGTTATTGCAGATCGGGCTGCAAAACTGGATGGCGTGGAAACGATTGTTTAGAAG TCGATACTCAACAACAGGGCACAGAGTGCGACAGAAACTGCGAAACCAGATTCTATGGTATCCTATGTGCCTTTTGTGTTATTGTGGTTCTAAATGGGGTGTATGGTCTTTACAGAATTACGAAATG GAACAAGAAACGATTGGACAAAGATAAGAAATATCGTGCGAGTGACTCCACCATTTGCACCAAAGACACCGTTTTACAAGTCTGTAAAGACGAGAACGTCAACAGTGGATATCAAGAGCTTGGAGAACTGAGTTCATCCTCAACCTATGATACCATTCGCTAG